Proteins encoded in a region of the Ancylobacter sp. SL191 genome:
- a CDS encoding GMC family oxidoreductase has translation MTAYSLDDDGVVVIIGSGAGGGTLAHELARRGIDVVLLEAGKHLTTEDFVNDEWGGYEMLSWLDKRTSSGTWRVAKDHPLTPSWSCQVVGGTTTHWSACCYRFIADELRAKTVYGDIPGTTLIDWPITLDDLNPYYDLAEAKMGVTRTNGLPALPANNNFKVMHAGATALGLNVTTGRHAINTVPYDGRPATIQDGFTITGDKTGSRWSTLNVEIPKGLATGKLELRAQSRAVFIEHDAAGKASAVLYVDAQGVTHRQKARAVVLAGNCVESSRLLLHSKSARFPDGLANGYGHVGRHYLRHLIQTVWSTFDKPVHMHRGEIMGGMIDDFVRHDPSRGYAGGFYIEMNSMGLPTTAAFMEPGWWGRDFAGVIEQYANMAGIFMSGEDMPQADNRVTLTDELDAYGVPVANIHYDDHPNDLKMRSHGYKVLTSIHKAAGAKRSVEAPAYPASHNLGSNRMAGKAEDGVLDGNCRAWEVPNLFIADGSNFATGGACNPTLTIVALAIRQADFMARQMAAGEL, from the coding sequence ATGACCGCCTATTCCCTCGACGACGATGGCGTCGTCGTCATCATCGGTTCGGGCGCCGGCGGCGGCACGCTCGCCCATGAGCTTGCCCGGCGCGGCATCGATGTGGTGCTGCTGGAAGCCGGCAAGCACCTCACCACTGAGGATTTCGTCAATGACGAATGGGGCGGCTACGAGATGCTGTCCTGGCTCGACAAGCGCACTTCGTCCGGCACCTGGCGCGTCGCCAAGGACCATCCGCTGACCCCGAGCTGGAGCTGCCAGGTGGTCGGCGGCACGACCACGCACTGGTCGGCCTGCTGCTACCGCTTCATCGCCGACGAATTACGCGCCAAGACCGTTTATGGCGATATTCCCGGCACCACGCTGATCGACTGGCCGATCACGCTGGACGATCTGAACCCCTATTACGATCTTGCCGAAGCCAAGATGGGCGTCACCCGCACCAATGGCTTGCCCGCCCTGCCGGCGAACAACAATTTCAAGGTGATGCATGCCGGCGCCACCGCGCTGGGGCTCAACGTCACCACCGGCCGCCACGCCATCAACACCGTCCCCTATGATGGCCGTCCGGCGACCATTCAGGACGGTTTCACCATCACCGGCGACAAGACCGGCTCGCGCTGGTCGACGCTGAATGTCGAGATCCCCAAGGGCCTCGCCACCGGCAAGCTGGAACTGCGCGCCCAGTCCCGCGCCGTGTTCATCGAGCATGACGCGGCCGGCAAGGCGTCGGCCGTGCTCTATGTCGATGCGCAGGGTGTCACCCACCGGCAGAAGGCGCGCGCGGTGGTGCTCGCCGGCAATTGCGTGGAATCCTCGCGCCTGCTGCTTCATTCCAAGAGCGCGCGTTTCCCCGACGGTCTCGCCAATGGCTATGGCCATGTCGGCCGGCACTATCTGCGCCATCTCATCCAGACGGTGTGGTCGACCTTCGACAAGCCGGTCCACATGCATCGCGGCGAGATCATGGGCGGCATGATCGACGATTTCGTGCGCCACGATCCGTCGCGCGGCTATGCCGGCGGCTTCTATATCGAGATGAACTCGATGGGATTGCCGACCACCGCCGCCTTCATGGAGCCGGGCTGGTGGGGCCGCGACTTCGCCGGGGTGATCGAGCAATACGCCAACATGGCCGGCATCTTCATGTCCGGCGAGGACATGCCGCAGGCCGACAACCGGGTGACGCTGACCGATGAGCTCGACGCCTATGGCGTGCCGGTCGCCAACATCCATTATGACGACCACCCGAACGACCTGAAGATGCGCAGCCACGGCTACAAGGTGCTGACCTCGATCCACAAGGCCGCCGGGGCCAAGCGCTCGGTCGAGGCGCCGGCCTATCCGGCGAGCCACAATCTCGGCTCCAACCGCATGGCGGGGAAGGCCGAGGACGGTGTGCTCGACGGCAACTGCCGGGCGTGGGAGGTGCCGAACCTGTTCATCGCCGACGGCTCGAACTTCGCCACCGGCGGCGCCTGCAACCCGACGCTGACCATCGTGGCGCTGGCTATCCGGCAGGCCGACTTCATGGCCAGGCAGATGGCCGCCGGGGAGCTGTGA
- a CDS encoding acetamidase/formamidase family protein yields the protein MADHYLPAQPGTVNWGQWDASLRPVLTIKSGDTVVIDTLSGEPEDMPDPALGFTPVPGQAEVFAATFRGPGPHMLTGPIYVDGAEPGDVLEVRLKAIEFRADWGWNIQMPFWGTLPEDFPNLRRLHIPVDAARGVAVMPWGQELPLEPFFGNFGVAPAPNWGRLSSTEPRVFGGNMDNKELGVGSITYFPVFTEGALFSVGDGHGRQGDGEVCLTALETALTGTFEFHLRKDMKLITPRAETPADWITMGFDPDLDDAAKQALRDMIALIREHSDLSAQDAYTLCSLCADLRVTQTVDLNKGIHCVLPKKYLPVR from the coding sequence ATGGCGGATCATTATCTCCCGGCCCAGCCCGGCACGGTGAACTGGGGCCAGTGGGACGCGAGCCTCAGGCCCGTGCTCACCATCAAGTCGGGCGACACGGTGGTGATCGACACGCTCTCCGGCGAGCCCGAGGACATGCCCGACCCGGCGCTCGGCTTCACCCCCGTGCCCGGACAGGCGGAGGTCTTCGCCGCGACCTTCCGCGGCCCCGGCCCGCATATGCTGACCGGCCCGATCTATGTCGACGGCGCCGAGCCGGGCGACGTGCTGGAGGTGCGGCTGAAGGCGATCGAGTTCCGCGCCGACTGGGGCTGGAACATCCAGATGCCGTTCTGGGGCACGCTGCCGGAGGATTTCCCGAACCTGCGCCGCCTGCACATTCCCGTGGACGCCGCGCGTGGCGTCGCGGTGATGCCCTGGGGCCAGGAACTGCCGCTCGAACCGTTCTTCGGCAATTTCGGCGTCGCCCCCGCGCCGAACTGGGGCCGGCTCTCCTCCACCGAGCCGCGCGTCTTCGGCGGCAACATGGACAATAAGGAGCTCGGCGTCGGCTCCATCACCTATTTCCCGGTGTTCACCGAAGGCGCGCTGTTCTCGGTCGGCGACGGCCATGGCCGGCAGGGCGATGGCGAGGTGTGCCTCACGGCGCTGGAGACCGCGCTCACCGGCACCTTCGAGTTCCATCTGCGCAAGGACATGAAGCTCATCACACCGCGCGCCGAGACGCCGGCGGACTGGATCACCATGGGCTTCGATCCCGATCTTGACGACGCCGCCAAGCAGGCGCTGCGCGACATGATCGCGCTGATCCGCGAGCATTCCGACCTCTCCGCGCAGGACGCCTACACGCTGTGCTCGCTCTGCGCCGATCTGCGGGTGACGCAGACGGTCGATCTCAACAAGGGCATCCACTGCGTGCTGCCGAAAAAGTACCTGCCAGTGCGGTAG
- a CDS encoding carbohydrate ABC transporter permease, producing MAEATDRPEGSKGWFWTGVTVIYALIVLFPIFWMATMMVKPNDAMFARPTQWLFTPTLEHFSYVLDQGFHWYLLTSFALCSVSTALVVIIGTPAAYAFARFEMRGKDDLFLFILGSRMAPPVCLVIPFYLIFAKVGLLDTFTGLTLAYMTFNLSFYIWVLRSFCRDLPVELEEAAALEGWSRLQIFRRVVFPLLRNGIVATAVLCFIFAWNEFLFAFMLGGKAMQTLPVSIPKLITSQGVRWGEMAVVGMTALLPVLAVVFVLQRHIVRGLTLGAVKG from the coding sequence ATGGCCGAAGCCACCGACCGCCCCGAAGGCTCCAAAGGCTGGTTCTGGACCGGCGTGACCGTGATCTACGCCCTCATCGTCCTGTTCCCCATCTTCTGGATGGCGACGATGATGGTGAAGCCGAACGACGCCATGTTCGCGCGCCCGACGCAGTGGCTATTCACCCCGACGCTCGAGCATTTCAGCTATGTGCTCGACCAGGGCTTCCACTGGTATCTGCTGACGTCGTTCGCGCTGTGCTCGGTCTCCACCGCGCTCGTCGTCATCATCGGCACCCCGGCGGCCTATGCCTTTGCCCGCTTCGAGATGCGCGGCAAGGACGATCTGTTCCTGTTCATCCTCGGCTCGCGCATGGCTCCGCCCGTGTGTCTGGTCATCCCGTTCTATCTGATCTTCGCCAAGGTCGGCCTGCTCGACACCTTCACCGGCCTGACGCTCGCCTACATGACTTTCAACCTGTCCTTCTACATCTGGGTGCTGCGCTCCTTCTGCCGCGACCTGCCGGTGGAGCTGGAGGAGGCGGCGGCGCTGGAGGGCTGGTCGCGGCTGCAGATCTTCCGCCGCGTGGTGTTCCCGCTGCTGCGCAACGGCATCGTGGCGACCGCGGTGCTGTGCTTCATCTTCGCGTGGAACGAGTTCCTGTTCGCCTTCATGCTCGGCGGCAAGGCGATGCAGACGCTGCCGGTGTCGATCCCCAAGCTGATCACCAGCCAGGGCGTGCGCTGGGGCGAGATGGCGGTGGTCGGCATGACCGCGCTGCTCCCCGTCCTCGCGGTGGTCTTCGTCTTGCAACGTCACATCGTGCGCGGGCTCACGCTCGGCGCGGTCAAGGGGTGA
- a CDS encoding carbohydrate ABC transporter permease produces MEMPIMASAGDTITATQAPAPLPRERSWYPYLLIAPSMLMLVVVSLVPFLYTIYLSFHAAKFGRVTDFIGVDNYAVLLTDPRFWNSIGIAATFVFIAVPIEFMLGLIGALVLNQNVRGRSILIPLLFMPAMMAPIVVGLLWKIMLAGSWGFLSYNVLERFDILPGTSVFASPDYALYALIFVDIWQWTPFMMLAFFAGLQALPLGPYRAAAVDGAGPLQMFAHITLPMMTPLLAVIGLLRFIDAFKVFDTIYILTGGGPGITTETPSILANKMTFEFWNIGEASALAVLVWIAFFAFCSVFYQIAKKRLNAF; encoded by the coding sequence ATGGAAATGCCCATCATGGCGAGCGCCGGTGACACCATCACGGCCACGCAAGCGCCGGCACCGCTGCCGCGCGAGCGCAGCTGGTATCCCTACCTGCTGATCGCCCCGTCCATGCTGATGCTGGTCGTGGTCTCGCTGGTGCCGTTCCTCTACACGATCTATCTGAGCTTCCACGCCGCCAAGTTCGGCCGGGTGACCGACTTCATCGGCGTCGACAATTACGCCGTGCTGCTGACCGATCCGCGCTTCTGGAACTCCATCGGCATCGCCGCGACCTTCGTTTTCATCGCTGTGCCCATCGAGTTCATGCTCGGCCTCATCGGCGCGCTGGTGCTGAACCAGAATGTGCGCGGGCGCTCCATCCTCATCCCGCTCCTGTTCATGCCGGCGATGATGGCGCCCATCGTGGTCGGCCTGTTGTGGAAGATCATGCTCGCCGGCTCGTGGGGCTTCCTGTCCTACAACGTGCTGGAGCGGTTCGACATCTTGCCGGGCACCTCGGTCTTCGCCTCGCCCGACTACGCGCTCTACGCGCTGATCTTCGTCGATATCTGGCAGTGGACGCCCTTCATGATGCTGGCCTTCTTCGCCGGCCTTCAGGCGCTGCCGCTGGGCCCCTATCGCGCCGCGGCGGTGGACGGGGCGGGCCCGCTGCAGATGTTCGCCCACATCACCCTGCCGATGATGACGCCGCTGCTCGCGGTCATCGGCCTGCTGCGCTTCATCGACGCCTTCAAGGTGTTCGACACGATCTACATCCTGACCGGCGGCGGGCCGGGCATTACCACCGAGACGCCCTCCATCCTCGCCAACAAGATGACCTTCGAGTTCTGGAACATCGGCGAAGCCTCGGCGCTCGCCGTGCTGGTCTGGATCGCCTTCTTCGCCTTCTGCTCGGTCTTCTACCAGATCGCCAAGAAGCGCCTGAACGCCTTCTGA
- a CDS encoding ABC transporter substrate-binding protein: MKRRYGCFAAALAASMVLLAPLAPAHAQDSFYAEAAKPYKGVTIHVLDEITPLQETLSKIIPDFEKETGIKVEWELLNHFEVINKGQADMLSGRGYYDAIMLHGFQLGPMISAGVIRPLNDFVANPKLSNPKLATSDFIQNPFKTAAFVGDKQYSFINWNYNQVYWARADLLTNPEEQAAFKAKYGYDLAPATTIEQMRDIAQFFTRKKGEKLAGKTLESDFYGIVLEGIKGGSTFPTLWNNFVKNYGGNLIDAEGKPNFDSPETVAALKMWHELWTYAPPGIAEYSLVDVPTVMGNGIAAQSIAWSDFVLGIDKKGVSPYAGQFVYGPIPIKAGSKERFAEAEPSVTVISAASKNPEPTFIFLQWLADRKQQDKLIALGEGGVPIRESSWALPAITGAANKTLYAAMKSTLDVAAAKPKMPKFYEIYDVMSGIAQEVGLGKLSPEAGAKKGQAELLKLCTKCLL; this comes from the coding sequence ATGAAGAGACGATACGGGTGTTTCGCCGCCGCCTTGGCGGCTTCCATGGTGCTGCTGGCACCGCTGGCGCCGGCCCACGCGCAGGACAGTTTCTACGCCGAGGCGGCCAAGCCCTATAAGGGCGTGACCATCCACGTGCTCGACGAGATCACGCCGCTGCAGGAGACGCTCTCCAAGATCATCCCGGACTTCGAGAAGGAGACCGGGATCAAGGTTGAGTGGGAGCTGCTCAACCATTTCGAGGTCATCAACAAGGGCCAGGCCGACATGCTGTCGGGCCGCGGCTATTATGACGCGATCATGCTGCACGGCTTCCAGCTCGGCCCGATGATCTCGGCCGGCGTGATCCGCCCGCTCAACGATTTCGTCGCCAACCCGAAGCTGTCCAACCCCAAGCTCGCCACCTCGGACTTCATCCAGAACCCGTTCAAGACGGCGGCCTTTGTCGGCGACAAGCAGTATTCCTTCATCAACTGGAACTATAATCAGGTCTACTGGGCCCGCGCCGACCTCCTGACCAACCCGGAGGAACAGGCCGCGTTCAAGGCCAAGTATGGCTATGATCTCGCGCCCGCCACGACGATCGAGCAGATGCGCGACATCGCACAGTTCTTCACCCGCAAGAAGGGCGAAAAGCTCGCCGGCAAGACGCTGGAGAGCGATTTCTACGGCATCGTGCTCGAAGGCATCAAGGGTGGCTCGACCTTCCCGACGCTGTGGAACAACTTCGTCAAGAACTATGGCGGCAACCTGATCGACGCCGAGGGCAAGCCGAACTTCGACTCGCCCGAAACCGTCGCCGCGCTGAAGATGTGGCACGAGCTGTGGACCTATGCCCCGCCCGGCATCGCCGAATATTCGCTGGTCGACGTGCCGACCGTGATGGGCAATGGCATCGCCGCGCAGTCCATCGCCTGGTCGGACTTCGTGCTCGGCATCGACAAGAAGGGCGTGTCGCCTTACGCGGGCCAGTTCGTCTATGGCCCGATCCCGATCAAGGCCGGCTCCAAGGAGCGTTTCGCCGAAGCCGAGCCGTCGGTCACCGTCATCAGCGCCGCCTCGAAGAACCCCGAGCCCACCTTCATCTTCCTGCAGTGGCTGGCCGACCGGAAGCAGCAGGACAAGCTGATCGCTCTGGGCGAGGGCGGCGTTCCGATCCGCGAGAGCTCCTGGGCGCTCCCGGCCATCACCGGCGCGGCCAACAAGACGCTCTATGCGGCGATGAAGTCGACGCTCGATGTGGCGGCGGCCAAGCCGAAGATGCCGAAATTCTACGAGATCTACGACGTGATGAGCGGCATCGCGCAGGAAGTCGGCCTCGGCAAGCTCTCCCCCGAGGCGGGCGCCAAGAAGGGCCAGGCCGAGCTGCTCAAGCTCTGCACCAAGTGCCTGCTGTGA
- a CDS encoding ABC transporter ATP-binding protein — MSPAPQMGLAARGIFKSFAKGKAEVITALAGLDIDIAPGELIAITGPSGAGKSTFCRILAGLERPDAGSVTLAGRDLAGVPPQQRRVALMFESYALYPHLSVRDNALSPLQAPGDRLDAAEATKRVDEVLELLEIRHLGARLPGALSGGQKQRVALARALVQQPDLLILDEPISHLDAKLRHKLRGEIRRRLASQTSPSLWATPDGMEALSVGDRVVVMDQGRVEQVGTPEEIWQRPASARVARLLGDPPMNLIEGELVHEAGALVFRRRDLTVPLTGALAGAAQKATSSAVILGVRPDDVGVAPEGAAGTAVAEIYSNEPFGKHAIVTLDLGALLAKAKTSMANAAALGADAGIGRKVGLVLPSEGLALFDGTTGRALPGT, encoded by the coding sequence ATGAGCCCGGCTCCCCAGATGGGCCTTGCCGCGCGCGGCATCTTCAAGAGCTTCGCCAAGGGTAAAGCCGAGGTCATCACCGCCCTTGCTGGCCTCGACATCGACATCGCGCCGGGCGAACTCATCGCCATCACCGGCCCCTCGGGCGCCGGCAAATCCACCTTCTGCCGCATCCTCGCCGGGCTGGAGCGGCCGGATGCCGGGAGCGTCACGCTTGCCGGGCGCGACCTCGCGGGCGTTCCCCCGCAGCAGCGCCGGGTGGCGCTGATGTTCGAATCCTATGCGCTTTATCCGCACCTCAGCGTGCGCGACAACGCGCTCTCGCCCTTGCAGGCGCCGGGCGACCGTCTTGATGCGGCGGAGGCCACCAAGCGCGTCGACGAGGTGCTGGAGCTTCTGGAAATCCGCCATCTCGGCGCGCGGCTTCCGGGCGCGCTATCGGGCGGGCAGAAGCAGCGCGTGGCGCTGGCCCGCGCGCTGGTGCAGCAGCCGGACCTGCTGATCCTCGACGAGCCGATCTCCCATCTCGACGCCAAGCTGCGCCACAAGCTGCGCGGGGAAATCCGCCGCCGCCTCGCCTCGCAGACCTCGCCCAGCCTGTGGGCGACGCCGGACGGCATGGAAGCGCTCTCGGTCGGTGACCGGGTGGTGGTGATGGATCAGGGCCGCGTCGAGCAGGTCGGCACGCCCGAGGAGATCTGGCAGCGCCCGGCCAGCGCCCGCGTCGCCCGCCTGCTCGGCGACCCGCCGATGAACCTCATCGAGGGCGAGTTGGTGCACGAGGCCGGCGCGCTGGTCTTCCGGCGCCGCGACCTCACCGTGCCGCTCACCGGCGCGCTGGCCGGCGCGGCGCAGAAGGCCACCTCGTCCGCCGTCATCCTCGGCGTGCGGCCGGACGATGTCGGCGTCGCCCCCGAGGGCGCGGCCGGCACAGCGGTGGCCGAGATCTATTCCAACGAACCTTTCGGCAAGCACGCCATCGTCACGCTCGACCTCGGCGCGCTGCTCGCCAAGGCCAAGACGAGCATGGCGAACGCCGCCGCGCTCGGCGCGGATGCGGGCATCGGCCGGAAGGTGGGACTGGTTTTGCCGTCGGAGGGCCTCGCGCTCTTCGACGGGACGACGGGGCGCGCGCTGCCCGGCACCTGA
- a CDS encoding ABC transporter ATP-binding protein — protein MSSIAFVSVFKRYGEVEAVSRLDLACAAGEMLALLGPSGCGKSTTLKMAAGIESVSSGEIYFGERPVSRLAPGERNIAMVFEDYALYPNMTVWENVAFPLKVRGISGQPAAERIGEVLQLLGLRQMADQPVRGLSGGAMQRVSIGRALVRDPDVILFDEPLSHLDADQKVQLRAEIKRLQKLRQVTSILVTHDQTEAIAMADRVAVMNHGVLQQVGPPQELYERPANLFVANFIGEPPMNLMSAAFAEGGRVIGAGWAATLDAARLPAVAGEGAIIAGIRPENIALRAPDLPGEARGRIIYREPRGDADVLTVALESETGPGGTLIAEIAGPAPWRAGDRVTLGIDVARLLIFDAASGRNREALS, from the coding sequence ATGTCGTCAATCGCTTTCGTGTCGGTCTTCAAGCGTTACGGAGAGGTGGAGGCGGTGAGCCGGCTCGACCTCGCCTGCGCGGCCGGCGAAATGCTCGCGCTGCTCGGCCCCTCCGGCTGCGGCAAGAGCACCACGCTGAAAATGGCGGCCGGCATTGAGAGCGTGTCGTCCGGCGAGATCTATTTCGGCGAGCGCCCGGTCTCCCGCCTCGCGCCCGGCGAGCGCAACATCGCCATGGTGTTCGAGGACTACGCGCTCTATCCGAACATGACGGTGTGGGAGAACGTCGCCTTCCCGCTGAAGGTGCGCGGCATCTCCGGCCAGCCGGCGGCCGAGCGCATCGGCGAGGTGCTCCAGCTTCTCGGCCTGCGGCAGATGGCCGACCAGCCGGTGCGCGGGCTTTCCGGCGGCGCCATGCAGCGCGTCTCCATCGGCCGCGCCTTGGTGCGCGACCCCGACGTCATCCTGTTCGACGAGCCTCTGTCGCATCTCGACGCCGACCAGAAGGTGCAGCTGCGCGCCGAGATCAAGCGGCTGCAGAAGCTGCGGCAGGTCACCTCCATCCTCGTCACCCATGACCAGACCGAGGCCATCGCCATGGCCGACCGCGTGGCGGTGATGAACCATGGCGTGCTCCAGCAGGTCGGCCCTCCGCAGGAGCTTTATGAGCGCCCGGCCAATCTCTTCGTCGCCAACTTCATTGGCGAGCCGCCGATGAACCTGATGAGCGCCGCTTTCGCCGAGGGCGGCCGTGTCATCGGCGCCGGCTGGGCGGCGACGCTCGACGCGGCCCGCCTGCCGGCGGTTGCCGGGGAGGGCGCCATCATCGCCGGCATCCGCCCGGAGAACATCGCGCTGCGCGCGCCCGACCTGCCCGGCGAGGCGCGCGGGCGCATCATCTACCGCGAGCCGCGCGGCGATGCCGACGTGCTCACCGTCGCGCTGGAGAGCGAGACCGGCCCTGGCGGCACGCTGATCGCCGAGATCGCCGGTCCGGCCCCGTGGCGGGCGGGTGACCGTGTGACGCTCGGCATCGACGTGGCGCGCCTCCTGATCTTCGACGCCGCCAGCGGGCGCAACCGGGAGGCGCTGTCATGA
- the cofC gene encoding 2-phospho-L-lactate guanylyltransferase, which translates to MSAPARSRAVDDLVAVVPVKTFALAKQRLARTLLPAQREALARAMLCDVLEALTGAKGLAAIVVVTADPQAGVLAQDYGARLMFERRVRGLNPAVAEAAGWLAAERRGGMLILPSDIPGLRAAEIDRLVAAHPPGRAVSLVPAHDSGGTNALLVTPPDAMPFSFGPLSFAMHQANAGEARLTLRHHAPADFPGLARDIDQPCDLAALDALLADGHTRRLLAREEFARPAAR; encoded by the coding sequence ATGAGCGCCCCCGCGAGATCGCGCGCGGTGGACGACCTCGTCGCGGTCGTGCCGGTAAAGACATTCGCCCTCGCCAAGCAGCGCCTTGCCCGCACGCTGCTGCCGGCGCAGCGCGAGGCGCTGGCCCGCGCCATGCTGTGCGACGTGCTGGAGGCGCTGACCGGCGCGAAGGGGCTCGCCGCCATCGTCGTCGTCACCGCCGACCCGCAGGCCGGTGTCCTCGCGCAGGATTATGGCGCGCGGCTGATGTTCGAGCGGCGGGTGCGCGGGCTGAACCCGGCGGTGGCGGAAGCCGCCGGCTGGCTGGCGGCGGAACGGCGCGGGGGGATGCTGATCCTGCCCTCCGACATTCCCGGCCTCCGTGCGGCGGAGATCGACCGGCTGGTCGCGGCCCACCCGCCGGGGCGGGCGGTCAGCCTCGTGCCCGCCCATGATAGCGGCGGCACCAACGCGCTGCTCGTCACCCCGCCGGATGCCATGCCCTTCTCCTTCGGCCCGCTGAGCTTCGCCATGCATCAGGCCAATGCGGGGGAAGCTCGTCTGACGCTACGCCATCACGCCCCGGCGGATTTTCCCGGCCTCGCGCGCGATATCGACCAGCCCTGCGACCTCGCCGCCCTCGACGCGCTGCTGGCCGACGGCCATACACGCCGCCTGCTGGCGCGGGAGGAATTTGCGCGCCCCGCTGCCCGGTAA
- the cofD gene encoding 2-phospho-L-lactate transferase, which translates to MTDAFAGKVVALSGGIGGAKLALGLDRVLAPGQLTVIANTGDDFRHLGLHVSPDIDTLLYTLAGLDDPVRGWGRRDETWTFMAALEQLGGETWFRLGDGDLAVHVERTRRLEAGATLSEVTDDLRRTLGISAAIIPMSDAPVRTQVETEEGWYDFQHYFVRHQCRPRVVGLEFAGAPAATLAPAAEAALADPELVAIVICPSNPYLSVDPILAVPGLRAAIGACRVPVIAVSPIIAGQAVKGPTAKMMTELGLVPSAATVAAHYDGLIDIFIVDEADAGLEVPGLSVVSTPTLMRSLDDKIALARIVLAQARPGA; encoded by the coding sequence ATGACGGACGCTTTTGCCGGCAAGGTCGTCGCGCTGTCCGGCGGCATAGGCGGGGCGAAGCTCGCGCTGGGGCTCGACCGCGTGCTGGCGCCCGGCCAGCTCACCGTGATCGCCAATACGGGCGATGATTTCCGCCATCTCGGCCTGCATGTCTCGCCTGACATCGACACGCTGCTCTACACGCTGGCCGGCCTCGACGATCCCGTGCGCGGCTGGGGCCGGCGGGACGAGACCTGGACCTTCATGGCGGCGCTGGAACAGCTCGGCGGCGAGACCTGGTTCAGGCTCGGCGATGGCGACCTCGCGGTTCATGTCGAGCGCACCCGCCGGCTGGAGGCGGGCGCGACGCTGTCGGAGGTGACGGACGATCTGCGCCGCACGCTGGGCATAAGCGCGGCCATCATACCCATGAGCGACGCTCCGGTGCGCACGCAGGTCGAGACCGAGGAGGGCTGGTACGACTTCCAGCATTATTTCGTCCGCCATCAATGCCGCCCGCGCGTGGTGGGGCTCGAATTCGCTGGCGCGCCCGCCGCCACGCTCGCCCCGGCGGCGGAGGCGGCGCTGGCCGACCCGGAACTCGTCGCCATCGTCATCTGCCCGTCCAACCCCTATCTCAGCGTCGATCCCATCCTCGCCGTGCCGGGCCTGCGCGCCGCCATCGGCGCCTGCCGCGTGCCGGTGATCGCGGTCTCGCCGATCATCGCCGGCCAGGCGGTGAAGGGACCGACCGCCAAGATGATGACCGAGCTCGGTCTCGTGCCCTCGGCCGCCACCGTCGCCGCCCATTATGACGGGCTGATCGACATCTTCATCGTCGACGAGGCCGATGCGGGGCTTGAGGTGCCCGGCCTTTCCGTGGTCAGCACCCCGACGCTGATGCGCAGCCTCGATGATAAAATCGCGCTCGCCCGCATTGTGCTGGCACAGGCGCGGCCCGGCGCATGA
- the cofE gene encoding coenzyme F420-0:L-glutamate ligase encodes MAAGVHLVALEGLPLIQPGDDLGGLLAASLERSGLALGDGDVLVLAQKIVSKAEGRLVRLADVIPSPEALRVAAEVRKDPALVELILSESRRIVRARPHVLIVEHRLGLIMANAGIDQSNVAEGFALLLPEDPDASAARLRARLAPEGARVGVVINDSFGRPWRRGTTGVAIGAAGLPALVDRRGEADLYGRPLQVTMIAFADEIAASASLLMGPAAEARPAVLLRGLDWRAAENPAADLIRPESEDLFR; translated from the coding sequence ATGGCGGCGGGCGTCCACCTCGTTGCGCTGGAAGGCCTGCCGCTGATCCAGCCGGGCGACGATCTCGGCGGGCTGCTCGCCGCATCGCTTGAGCGTAGCGGCCTCGCGCTTGGCGACGGCGACGTGCTGGTGCTCGCGCAGAAGATCGTCTCCAAGGCCGAAGGGCGTCTCGTCCGCCTCGCCGACGTCATCCCCTCGCCTGAGGCGCTGCGGGTGGCGGCGGAGGTGCGCAAGGATCCCGCGCTGGTCGAGCTGATCCTGTCGGAGAGCCGGCGCATCGTCCGCGCCCGGCCGCATGTGCTGATCGTCGAGCACCGGCTCGGGCTGATCATGGCCAATGCCGGCATCGACCAGTCCAATGTCGCGGAAGGTTTCGCGCTGCTGCTGCCGGAAGACCCGGACGCCAGCGCCGCCCGGCTGCGCGCCCGCCTCGCGCCGGAGGGCGCGCGCGTCGGGGTCGTCATCAATGACAGTTTCGGCCGGCCCTGGCGGCGCGGCACCACGGGGGTCGCCATCGGCGCCGCCGGCCTGCCGGCGCTGGTCGACCGGCGCGGCGAGGCGGATCTTTACGGCCGCCCGCTTCAGGTGACGATGATCGCCTTCGCCGACGAGATCGCCGCCAGCGCCTCGCTGCTGATGGGCCCCGCCGCCGAGGCCCGTCCCGCTGTGCTGCTGCGCGGGCTGGACTGGCGCGCGGCGGAGAACCCCGCCGCTGATCTCATCCGCCCCGAGAGCGAGGATCTCTTCCGATGA